A region of the Pseudarthrobacter phenanthrenivorans Sphe3 genome:
CAGCGGCCGGTGTTGTCCACCACCAGGGCGTTGGCGATGCCGTAGGCGGTGTAGTCGATCGTGGCCGGGTTGTCCGAGTAGATAACCTGCACCTGCACACCGTTGGCGGTGATGGTGTTGGCTTCCTCGTCAATGCGGATGGTGCCCTCGAAGGAACCGTGGACCGAGTCGCGGCGCAGGAGGCTGGCGCGCTTGGAGAGGTCGTTGTCCGAGCCGCGGCGGACCACAATGGCGCGCAGCCGCAGGCCGTGGCCCCCGCCGGCCTTTTCGATCAGGAGGCGGGCCAGGAGACGGCCGATCCGGCCAAAGCCGTACAGCACAACATCAGTGCTGGTGCGGTCATCGCCGCCACGCTTGCCCACCACATCCGCGAGTTCCGCACGGAGGAATTCTTCAAGGGTGGCGCCATTGCCTTCTTCCTTGAACTTCTGGTTCAGCCGGGCAATATCGATCGCCGCCGCACCGAGCTCCAGCTGCGCCAGCGTGTTCAGCAGCGGGGCAGTCTCCTCCAGGAGCAGTTCGTCCTTGCTCATCCGGCGCGCAAAACGGTGCGCCTTCAGGATGTTCATGGTGGACTTGTTGATCAAACTCCGGCCATGGATGCTGGTCACCACGTTGTTTTCGCGGTACAGCCGGCCGATCACCGGAATCATGGCCTCAGCCAGGGCCTCCCGGCCCATCCACGTATCAAGACAAGAATCTGACGTCTGGCTCACAGAAATACCTTCCTCGGTTCAGCCGTGTACGTCCTCGTACACGGATGTCGGCCACCACATGTTGTGCAGGGGCACCCGCGCCTGCAGGGGTCGGCCCCCAGGCGCCTGGATCGCGTGCAAAGAAAAACCGCCGGCTGCGAACGCAACTCCGGCGGAAGAACTCCTGCGTCCGGTTTCCATTCTAAGTTGGCTGGCCCTGCCTAACTGATCAGTAGCACGTGAAATGACTCACAGCAGCAGCCCGCGCCCGCAGGGCCGTCAGTTGTGGATGGCCGAGTAGAGGTTGAGGCTGCCGGAGAAAACCACCCAGGACAGATACGGCAGCATCAGCAGGCCTGCGGCCGGGCTGACGGGTCCGAACCGCAAAGTGAGGAAGGCAAGGGAGGCAGCCAGTGCGGCGATTACCAGGAAGGCCGCCCAGAGGGCCGCTGAACCAAAGACGGGAAACAAGCCGAAAAACGCCAGCGGCCAGGCGGCGTTGAGGACAAGCTGGGCCAGATAACCGGCCAGGGTGCTGCCGGTCAGTTCCCCCTTCCGCCAGACAAGCCAGGCGGCAACCGCTACGCCCACGTACAGCAGCATCCACATTGACCTGAACATCCACCCCGGCGGCATCCAGGGGGCTTTGGTGGAGCCGGCGAACCACCCGCCGGAATGCAGGATGATGGGGACCGATGCCAGGGCCCAGGCAGCCAGCGAGAGCGCAAGGAACCCCGCCAGGGCAACGGCCTGGCGGCCGCGGCCGGAGGGCTGCCATCCGGCTGTTGCGGGGCCGGACTGGGGGTCAGTATTTGCGGGCACGGTTCAGCATCCCCAACACAGCTTCCAAGGTCAAACCGGACTGGTGGATGGGACAGCCGATACGCCGGGTTCTGTTCTCCCCCGCCGTTACCGGCAAGGGAGCGGCGGCCATCCATCTACGA
Encoded here:
- a CDS encoding TspO/MBR family protein, with the translated sequence MPANTDPQSGPATAGWQPSGRGRQAVALAGFLALSLAAWALASVPIILHSGGWFAGSTKAPWMPPGWMFRSMWMLLYVGVAVAAWLVWRKGELTGSTLAGYLAQLVLNAAWPLAFFGLFPVFGSAALWAAFLVIAALAASLAFLTLRFGPVSPAAGLLMLPYLSWVVFSGSLNLYSAIHN